A stretch of DNA from Acidimicrobiales bacterium:
CGAATTCCAGGCTGGATACTAACCATGCCCTACCGAGCACCGGTCACCACACGACGGGCGGCACCGGGCCGCCGGATCCCCGGCGCGTTGGCCGCCCTCCTGGCCACCCTGGCCCGGAACCGGCCTCAGGTGGTGACCCGCCGAGACCTCGAAGCGCTCATCGACGAGCACGGCTGGGATCTCGACGCCGAGCGCACGGCCCGGCAGCTGCAACGGCTCGGCTGGTTCGCGCCCGTGCACCTGAAGGGCGTCTGGGCGTTCCTGCCAGCCGGCGAAGACGACGTCACCGACCCCTACATCGACCTACGGGGATGGCGGGCGAGAGAGCCCGAAGCCGCCTTCGCCCTCGCCGGCGAAGCCGCCGCCTGGCACCTCGGCTACCTCGGCCGCCGCTTCGACGGCCCCGTCGTCGTGTGGGTCCCCACCCAGGAACGCCTCCCCTACGGCCTGCGCGCCCACCTCTCGGTGGTCACCCTCGGCTGGCGAGCAGAAGACGCTCCACGCCTCGGTCCGACCCCAGCCTCCCTCCTGCGCCGGCACCTCGACCTCACCGACTGGGCCGGTGGGCTCCCCGCGTTCGGGCCCGAGGCACTCGTCGTCCAGCTGGCCGCACGACCGGCCTCGTTCGCCCCCTGGGCCGACCTCGTCGCCCACCTCGACCAGTTGGCCCGCGATGTCGACGTAGACCGCCTGGCCGGGCTGCTGACCCCCCAGTCCACCTCCGCCTGGCAGCGGGCCAGCTACCTCCTGGACCAAGGCGGCCGCCGCGACGACGCCATGAGCCTCCTCGAACGACGACCGGTCGAAGCCATGCCCAAG
This window harbors:
- a CDS encoding type IV toxin-antitoxin system AbiEi family antitoxin — protein: MPYRAPVTTRRAAPGRRIPGALAALLATLARNRPQVVTRRDLEALIDEHGWDLDAERTARQLQRLGWFAPVHLKGVWAFLPAGEDDVTDPYIDLRGWRAREPEAAFALAGEAAAWHLGYLGRRFDGPVVVWVPTQERLPYGLRAHLSVVTLGWRAEDAPRLGPTPASLLRRHLDLTDWAGGLPAFGPEALVVQLAARPASFAPWADLVAHLDQLARDVDVDRLAGLLTPQSTSAWQRASYLLDQGGRRDDAMSLLERRPVEAMPKIQFGTGRSGVWAPEFRLTDRLIAPLRDSAAKA